From the Comamonas odontotermitis genome, one window contains:
- the yaaA gene encoding peroxide stress protein YaaA yields the protein MLFLLSPAKSLDYETPLPAGMPHTQPQFIKQSQALIEVLREKSPQQIASLMDISDKLAALNVARYEAWSPKFTAKNSRQAIMAFNGDVYDGLQAHSLTAQQLDWAQSHVCMLSGLYGVLRPLDWMQPYRLEMGTRLPTAQGSNLYHFWGTQIADYLNHQQQGEDAPVVVNLASQEYFKSVDLKALRARVVTCSFEDYKSGQYKVISFFAKKARGLMARYAIEHQAKTPAALKKFNIDGYAYASDVSTADHFLFRRKVD from the coding sequence ATGCTTTTTCTGCTCTCCCCCGCCAAATCGCTGGATTACGAGACCCCTTTGCCTGCCGGTATGCCGCACACGCAGCCGCAGTTCATCAAGCAGTCGCAAGCGCTGATTGAGGTGCTGCGCGAAAAATCGCCTCAGCAGATTGCCAGCCTGATGGACATCAGCGACAAGCTGGCAGCCTTGAACGTGGCGCGCTACGAGGCCTGGTCGCCCAAGTTCACCGCCAAAAACTCGCGCCAGGCCATCATGGCCTTCAACGGCGATGTCTACGACGGCCTGCAGGCCCACAGCCTCACCGCCCAACAGCTCGATTGGGCCCAGTCGCATGTGTGCATGCTCAGCGGCCTGTATGGCGTGCTGCGCCCGCTGGACTGGATGCAGCCTTACCGGCTGGAAATGGGCACGCGCCTGCCCACGGCCCAAGGCAGCAATCTCTACCATTTCTGGGGCACGCAGATTGCCGACTATCTGAATCACCAGCAGCAAGGTGAAGACGCACCCGTCGTCGTCAACCTGGCTTCGCAGGAGTACTTCAAATCCGTTGACCTGAAAGCGCTGCGCGCCCGTGTGGTGACCTGCAGCTTTGAAGACTACAAGAGTGGCCAGTACAAGGTCATCAGCTTCTTCGCCAAGAAGGCCCGTGGATTGATGGCGCGCTATGCGATTGAGCACCAGGCCAAGACGCCTGCAGCGCTGAAGAAGTTCAACATCGACGGCTATGCCTATGCCAGCGATGTTTCGACTGCTGACCATTTCCTGTTCCGTCGCAAAGTGGATTGA
- a CDS encoding 2OG-Fe(II) oxygenase — translation MTASQPITPELRAWIIEQATAGVSAENVFKAMCDAGWNEDIAESAMEKVLTEHLQHLHGANTEIASVIHRPLPEPPLADAPGSIHVGDRDVNVLLSMKHPRVVVFGNLLSDEECDAIIAAARPRMKRSLTVETKTGGEEVNADRTSDGMFFQREETPVVATLERRIAKLLNWPENHGEGLQVLHYQPGAEYKPHYDYFDPTQPGTPTILKRGGQRVGTLVIYLNNPEAGGGTSFPDVGVEVAPRRGNAVFFSYAAPDPSTKTLHGGSPVVRGEKWIATKWLRESEFK, via the coding sequence ATGACAGCCTCGCAACCCATCACCCCGGAATTGCGCGCCTGGATTATTGAACAGGCGACTGCCGGTGTCAGCGCCGAAAATGTCTTCAAGGCCATGTGCGACGCCGGGTGGAACGAAGATATAGCCGAATCCGCCATGGAAAAGGTGTTGACCGAACACCTGCAGCACCTGCACGGTGCCAATACCGAAATTGCCTCCGTCATCCACCGTCCGCTGCCCGAACCTCCGCTGGCCGATGCACCTGGCTCCATCCATGTCGGCGACCGCGATGTGAACGTGCTGCTGAGCATGAAACACCCGCGCGTGGTGGTATTTGGCAATCTGCTGTCCGATGAAGAGTGCGACGCCATCATTGCCGCGGCCAGGCCGCGCATGAAGCGGTCGCTGACTGTGGAAACCAAGACCGGCGGTGAAGAAGTGAACGCCGACCGCACTAGCGACGGCATGTTCTTCCAGCGTGAGGAAACCCCGGTCGTAGCCACCCTGGAGCGCCGCATTGCCAAGTTGCTGAACTGGCCGGAGAACCACGGCGAAGGCCTGCAGGTGCTGCATTACCAGCCTGGTGCAGAGTACAAACCGCACTACGATTATTTTGACCCCACCCAGCCTGGCACGCCCACCATCCTCAAGCGAGGCGGCCAGCGTGTCGGCACCCTGGTGATCTACCTGAACAACCCGGAAGCCGGTGGCGGCACCAGTTTTCCCGACGTGGGCGTCGAGGTCGCACCGCGCCGTGGCAATGCCGTGTTCTTCAGCTATGCAGCCCCGGACCCTTCGACCAAGACCCTGCATGGCGGCTCGCCCGTGGTGCGTGGTGAGAAGTGGATCGCCACCAAGTGGCTGCGCGAAAGCGAATTCAAGTAA
- the queF gene encoding NADPH-dependent 7-cyano-7-deazaguanine reductase QueF (Catalyzes the NADPH-dependent reduction of 7-cyano-7-deazaguanine (preQ0) to 7-aminomethyl-7-deazaguanine (preQ1) in queuosine biosynthesis) gives MTFSSQPEQSPLGQRSAYIDQYNPTLLFPLPRAAKRAEIGLQDDRLPFFGADLWTAYEVSWLNLRGKPQVALVNFTIPCETPNIIESKSFKLYLNSFNNSRFASAGDVRAKLVADLSEAVWRGAPHSATIGVQLIEPELFDAQPVQELDGLNLDRLDIDCDRYEPAPELLTAAFDEPPVTETLTSRLLKSNCLVTGQPDWGSVRISYSGPAINQEKLLQYIVSFRNHNEFHEQCVERMFVDIWHQCQPIRLTIYARYTRRGGLDINPLRTSQPMALPANVRTARQ, from the coding sequence ATGACTTTTTCTTCCCAGCCCGAGCAATCGCCCCTGGGCCAGCGCTCGGCCTATATCGACCAATACAACCCGACCCTGCTCTTTCCACTGCCGCGCGCTGCCAAGCGTGCCGAGATCGGATTGCAGGACGACCGGTTGCCGTTTTTTGGCGCCGATCTATGGACGGCGTATGAGGTCTCGTGGCTCAACCTGCGGGGCAAGCCACAGGTGGCCCTGGTGAATTTCACCATCCCCTGCGAAACACCCAACATCATCGAGAGCAAATCCTTCAAGCTGTATCTCAATAGCTTCAACAACAGCCGCTTTGCCAGCGCGGGCGATGTGCGCGCCAAGCTGGTGGCCGACCTCAGCGAAGCCGTATGGCGCGGCGCGCCGCACAGCGCCACCATCGGCGTCCAGCTGATCGAGCCCGAACTGTTTGATGCCCAACCCGTACAGGAGCTGGACGGCCTGAATCTGGATCGCCTCGATATCGATTGCGACCGCTACGAACCCGCGCCTGAACTGCTGACCGCCGCATTCGACGAGCCACCCGTCACCGAAACCCTGACCAGCCGCCTGCTCAAAAGCAACTGCCTGGTCACCGGCCAGCCCGATTGGGGCAGTGTGCGCATCAGCTACAGCGGCCCGGCGATCAACCAGGAAAAGCTGCTGCAATACATCGTCAGCTTCCGCAACCACAACGAATTCCACGAGCAATGCGTCGAACGCATGTTTGTCGATATCTGGCACCAGTGCCAACCCATCCGGTTGACGATATACGCACGCTATACCCGCCGTGGCGGGCTTGACATCAATCCGCTGCGCACCAGCCAGCCGATGGCCCTGCCGGCCAACGTGCGCACGGCGCGCCAATAA
- the dinB gene encoding DNA polymerase IV, translating into MDAFYASVELLRYPQLKGLPVVIGGGRRREDDALVAAYGGRLADIPVEAFPLLKDYVGRGVITTATYQARAFGVGSAMGMMKAAKLCPQAILLPVDFARYRQFSRQFKAIITSIAPQMEDRGVDEVYIDFTHVDGGQNDHGRSLALRLQSEIHAATGLTCSVGVAPNKQLAKMASEFNKPNGVSIVLESDLQTLIWPLACRKINGVGPKADAKLQALGINTLGDLAAKELHWLVEHFGRSYGAWLHASCWGQDSRPVVTESEPVSMSRETTFDRDLHAVRDRAELGAIFTELCESVAADLQRKGYVGRTIGIKLRFTDFRIATRDHSLPLYTSDARAIRHAAGQCLKRAPLEQRLRLLGVRVGNLLPQEQAAAQGMVGDAQAIKAAEMRAQREGQERTADPYTLPLFKDE; encoded by the coding sequence ATGGATGCGTTCTACGCATCGGTCGAGCTGCTTCGCTATCCGCAGCTCAAGGGGCTGCCGGTGGTCATCGGAGGCGGGCGGCGGCGTGAGGACGACGCGCTGGTCGCTGCTTATGGCGGGCGCCTCGCAGATATTCCGGTAGAGGCATTTCCCCTGCTCAAGGACTATGTCGGGCGCGGGGTGATCACCACGGCCACCTACCAGGCGCGCGCCTTTGGGGTGGGCTCGGCCATGGGCATGATGAAGGCGGCCAAGCTGTGCCCGCAGGCGATTCTGCTGCCTGTGGATTTTGCGCGCTACCGGCAGTTTTCGCGCCAGTTCAAGGCCATCATCACCTCCATTGCCCCGCAGATGGAAGACCGGGGCGTGGACGAGGTGTACATCGATTTCACCCATGTCGATGGCGGGCAGAATGACCATGGGCGCAGCCTGGCACTGCGCCTGCAAAGCGAGATACATGCCGCAACAGGCCTGACCTGCTCGGTCGGCGTGGCGCCCAACAAGCAGTTGGCCAAGATGGCGAGCGAGTTCAACAAGCCCAATGGCGTCTCCATTGTGCTGGAGAGTGACCTTCAGACACTGATCTGGCCGCTGGCCTGTCGCAAGATCAACGGCGTGGGCCCCAAGGCCGATGCCAAATTGCAGGCGCTGGGCATCAACACCCTGGGCGATCTGGCGGCCAAGGAATTGCACTGGTTGGTGGAGCACTTTGGCCGTAGCTATGGCGCTTGGTTGCATGCTTCCTGCTGGGGGCAGGACAGCCGGCCCGTGGTGACGGAGAGCGAGCCAGTATCGATGAGCCGCGAGACCACGTTCGACCGTGACCTGCACGCGGTGCGCGACCGGGCGGAACTGGGCGCGATCTTTACCGAGCTGTGCGAGAGTGTGGCTGCCGACCTGCAGCGCAAGGGCTATGTCGGGCGAACGATTGGGATCAAGCTGCGCTTTACCGATTTCCGCATCGCCACCCGAGACCACAGCCTGCCGCTCTATACCAGTGATGCCAGGGCCATTCGCCATGCCGCAGGCCAGTGCCTGAAGCGCGCGCCGCTGGAGCAGCGCCTGCGCCTTTTGGGCGTGCGAGTGGGCAACCTGCTGCCGCAGGAGCAGGCAGCGGCCCAGGGTATGGTGGGCGACGCGCAGGCAATCAAGGCAGCGGAGATGCGCGCGCAACGGGAAGGGCAGGAGCGAACTGCCGATCCTTACACCTTGCCGCTGTTCAAGGACGAATGA
- a CDS encoding MFS family transporter translates to MTTTTPNSATSATPPHYSPEEKRHRIFAIMAASSGNLVEWFDFYVYAFSSIYFAAAFFPKGDPTVQLLNTAGVFAAGFLMRPIGGWLFGRIADKYGRKKSMLISVTMMCAGSLVIACLPTYAQIGALAPFLLLVCRLFQGLSVGGEYGTTATYMSEVALKGQRGFFSSFQYVTLIGGQLLAVLLIVILEAVLTDAELRAWGWRIPFVCGAVAAVVAMLLRRTLHETQSQEAMHDKETGTLANLFKHHWRAFVTVLGYTAGGSLIFYTFTTYMQKYLVNSVGLPIKTASYVMTVCLFIYMCMQPLFGALSDRIGRRTSMMLFGALGAICTVPILTAMHSATSPEMAGFLIVVALAIVSFYTSISGIVKAEMFPPEVRALGVGLAYAVANAIFGGSAEFVALALKNAGHETAFFWYVSVMMVVAFLFSLRLPKQAAYLHHDH, encoded by the coding sequence ATGACAACTACCACTCCGAATTCCGCCACCTCGGCCACGCCGCCACATTACAGCCCGGAAGAAAAGCGCCACCGCATCTTCGCCATCATGGCGGCCTCATCAGGCAACCTGGTTGAGTGGTTTGACTTTTACGTCTACGCCTTTTCTTCCATCTACTTTGCCGCGGCGTTCTTTCCCAAGGGCGATCCGACGGTGCAATTGCTCAATACGGCTGGCGTGTTTGCTGCGGGTTTTCTGATGCGTCCGATCGGCGGTTGGCTGTTTGGCCGGATTGCCGACAAGTACGGCCGCAAGAAGTCCATGCTGATCTCGGTCACCATGATGTGTGCCGGCTCCCTGGTGATTGCCTGCCTCCCCACCTACGCGCAGATCGGTGCGCTGGCGCCGTTTCTGCTGCTGGTGTGCCGCCTGTTCCAGGGGCTGTCGGTGGGCGGCGAATACGGTACCACTGCCACCTATATGAGCGAGGTGGCTCTCAAGGGGCAGCGCGGCTTTTTCTCATCCTTCCAGTATGTGACGCTGATCGGTGGCCAGTTGCTGGCCGTGCTGCTGATCGTGATTCTGGAAGCGGTGCTCACCGATGCCGAGCTGCGCGCCTGGGGCTGGCGCATTCCTTTTGTCTGCGGCGCTGTCGCTGCCGTGGTGGCCATGCTGCTGCGCCGCACCCTGCACGAGACGCAATCGCAGGAAGCCATGCACGACAAGGAAACGGGCACGCTCGCCAATCTGTTCAAGCACCATTGGCGCGCCTTCGTCACGGTGTTGGGCTATACCGCCGGGGGCTCGCTGATTTTCTACACCTTCACCACGTACATGCAGAAGTACCTAGTCAACAGTGTAGGCCTGCCCATCAAGACGGCCAGCTATGTGATGACCGTCTGCCTCTTCATCTACATGTGCATGCAGCCGCTGTTCGGTGCGCTTTCAGACCGCATTGGCCGGCGCACCAGCATGATGCTGTTTGGTGCTCTGGGGGCCATCTGTACCGTGCCGATTCTGACGGCCATGCACAGTGCCACGTCGCCGGAGATGGCCGGCTTTCTGATTGTGGTGGCCCTGGCCATCGTGAGTTTCTACACCTCGATCTCCGGCATTGTGAAGGCGGAAATGTTTCCGCCCGAAGTGCGTGCGCTGGGCGTAGGGCTGGCCTACGCGGTGGCCAACGCCATATTTGGCGGGTCAGCCGAATTTGTGGCGCTGGCGCTCAAGAACGCAGGCCATGAGACCGCGTTTTTCTGGTACGTGTCGGTCATGATGGTGGTGGCGTTCCTGTTCAGCCTGCGGCTGCCCAAGCAGGCTGCCTACCTGCATCATGACCATTGA
- a CDS encoding DMT family transporter, with amino-acid sequence MADGEMQWGGWWMLLVVFAAVAQTARNAAQRSLTADLGTWPATLVRFLYGLPLAALALVLLYTLPQTPPRIDHWSWAYFGWIALGAFFQIAATGALLLAMQQRNFAVAVTLSKTEVLQVALFGAVFLHELPTAWAVGAMAIATLGVALLSMPPRLPGARFEWRSKAAFYGLVCGACFAIATVGFRGAALELKAPGALLSGAWGVFVAQCMQTVAMGLWFAWRSPGVLVRIAKAWRVSLIAGCMGSAASLAWFSAYALQSAASVRTLGMVEVIFSYIVSRRFLKEQLRVNEKWGIALMLVGIVIICTQL; translated from the coding sequence ATGGCGGATGGGGAAATGCAATGGGGTGGCTGGTGGATGCTGCTGGTGGTGTTTGCCGCAGTGGCGCAGACGGCGCGCAACGCGGCGCAACGCTCGCTCACTGCAGACCTGGGTACCTGGCCTGCGACTCTCGTGCGTTTTCTGTACGGGTTGCCACTCGCGGCATTGGCGCTGGTGCTGCTCTATACGTTGCCACAGACACCTCCAAGGATCGACCATTGGAGCTGGGCCTATTTCGGCTGGATTGCTCTGGGGGCGTTCTTTCAGATTGCTGCCACCGGTGCCTTGCTGCTGGCGATGCAGCAGCGCAATTTTGCGGTAGCGGTGACCCTGTCCAAAACCGAGGTACTGCAGGTGGCGCTGTTCGGCGCGGTTTTCCTGCATGAGCTGCCAACCGCATGGGCGGTGGGGGCGATGGCTATAGCCACCCTGGGCGTTGCCTTGCTGTCGATGCCGCCACGCCTGCCTGGCGCGCGGTTTGAATGGCGCAGCAAAGCGGCTTTTTATGGCCTGGTATGTGGCGCGTGCTTTGCGATCGCTACCGTGGGGTTTCGGGGTGCTGCTCTTGAATTGAAGGCACCGGGCGCCTTGCTGTCCGGCGCCTGGGGTGTTTTTGTTGCCCAATGCATGCAGACCGTGGCCATGGGTTTGTGGTTTGCCTGGCGCAGCCCGGGTGTGCTGGTGCGCATTGCGAAGGCGTGGCGGGTTTCGCTGATTGCGGGTTGCATGGGCAGCGCTGCCTCGCTTGCCTGGTTCAGCGCCTATGCGCTGCAGAGCGCAGCCTCGGTGCGAACCCTGGGCATGGTTGAGGTGATCTTCAGCTACATCGTCTCACGTCGCTTTCTGAAGGAGCAGCTGCGCGTGAACGAGAAGTGGGGCATTGCGCTGATGCTGGTGGGCATTGTCATTATTTGCACCCAGCTGTAA
- a CDS encoding YidB family protein, translating into MFDTLIRDMADRFGLGDKAKDLVAMVLAYITDPANGGLSGLLDRFRSAGLGGLADSWLSTTEESRTPTNDEVSSVFGASGGLLSTLSDKLHLPKDAVTSAVGALLPALVSRLSPNGMLPATLPAEAVALIGSGKSLLGGLLGSGAAAAAGVVGAGTAAVSSAASTVSTAAASTATAAGGGIGKWLPWIIGALVVIFGISYCGKKTPDTAPAPAAPAATPAPAPEPAPVPAPAPEPAAPAPAAASAPTADAAPAGAAVIDSMVQDVPKLQVFFDTGKTEVPPEFADKSKALVGYLQSHTDVKAVVSGFNDPTGDAAKNAELSKQRAMAVQTALAAAGVPVDRTVLEKPAETSDTGNTNAASRRVDVVLRAN; encoded by the coding sequence ATGTTCGACACCTTGATTCGAGACATGGCAGACCGCTTTGGTCTGGGCGACAAGGCCAAAGACCTGGTTGCCATGGTGCTGGCCTACATCACGGACCCGGCCAACGGAGGTCTATCGGGCTTGCTGGACCGCTTTCGTTCTGCGGGCCTGGGTGGGTTGGCAGACAGCTGGCTAAGCACCACGGAAGAATCCCGCACGCCTACCAATGACGAGGTGAGCAGCGTTTTCGGTGCATCCGGAGGCTTGCTGTCCACGTTGAGCGACAAGCTGCACCTGCCCAAGGATGCCGTGACATCGGCGGTTGGGGCTTTGCTGCCTGCGCTGGTTTCGCGTCTCTCGCCCAATGGAATGCTCCCCGCCACCTTGCCTGCAGAAGCGGTGGCATTGATCGGCAGCGGAAAATCCCTGCTTGGCGGCCTACTGGGCAGCGGTGCCGCAGCTGCAGCAGGGGTGGTGGGCGCAGGCACCGCAGCGGTATCGTCTGCGGCATCGACAGTCTCCACTGCTGCCGCCAGTACGGCGACTGCAGCAGGAGGCGGTATCGGCAAGTGGCTGCCTTGGATCATCGGCGCGCTGGTGGTGATTTTCGGGATCAGCTATTGCGGCAAGAAAACTCCAGATACCGCGCCCGCGCCTGCTGCACCAGCGGCAACACCTGCTCCGGCCCCTGAGCCCGCTCCGGTTCCCGCTCCTGCACCAGAGCCTGCAGCTCCCGCTCCCGCCGCGGCATCGGCGCCAACTGCCGACGCAGCCCCTGCGGGTGCTGCCGTGATCGACAGCATGGTGCAGGATGTGCCCAAGCTTCAGGTGTTCTTTGACACCGGCAAGACCGAGGTGCCGCCTGAATTTGCGGATAAATCCAAGGCCCTGGTCGGCTATCTGCAATCGCACACCGACGTGAAGGCGGTCGTATCGGGCTTCAACGACCCCACGGGTGATGCCGCCAAGAATGCAGAGCTGTCCAAGCAGCGTGCCATGGCGGTACAGACAGCCTTGGCAGCGGCTGGTGTGCCTGTTGACCGTACGGTACTTGAAAAGCCTGCGGAAACCTCCGATACCGGCAACACCAATGCGGCCTCCCGCCGTGTGGATGTGGTGCTGCGCGCCAACTGA
- a CDS encoding alpha-hydroxy acid oxidase — protein MSDLSKITCIEDLRVVAQKRVPRMFYDYADSGSYTQSTYRDNEAAFQKIKLRQRVAVNMEGRSTRTTMAGHDVSMPVAIAPTGLTGMQHADGEILAARAAKAFGIPFTLSTMSICSLEDVAAGTDRHPFWFQLYVMRDRGFMERLIDRAKAANCSALQVTLDLQILGQRHKDIKNGLSTPPKPTISNLINLATKPRWCMGMLGTKRRTFGNIVGHVDGVGDVSSLASWTADQFDPRLNWSDVEWIKKRWGGKLILKGIMEAEDARLAAQTGADALIVSNHGGRQLDGAPATIDALPSIAQAAGKDIEVWLDSGIRSGQDVLKARALGAQGTLIGRSFLYGLGAFGQEGVAKALQIIQKELDVSMAFCGHTNINQVDSKILVPGTYPLPY, from the coding sequence GTGTCCGATTTATCCAAGATCACCTGTATCGAAGACTTGCGCGTAGTGGCCCAGAAGCGCGTTCCGCGCATGTTTTATGACTATGCGGATTCAGGCTCCTATACCCAGAGTACATACCGCGACAACGAAGCTGCATTTCAGAAAATCAAGCTGCGCCAGCGCGTGGCCGTCAATATGGAAGGCCGCAGCACCCGTACCACCATGGCGGGGCACGATGTGTCCATGCCTGTGGCGATTGCTCCGACAGGTCTGACCGGCATGCAGCATGCCGATGGCGAGATTCTGGCGGCCCGGGCGGCCAAGGCCTTTGGCATCCCGTTCACGCTTTCGACGATGAGCATCTGCTCGCTGGAGGACGTTGCCGCAGGCACCGACCGCCATCCATTCTGGTTTCAGTTGTATGTGATGCGTGATCGCGGATTCATGGAGCGCCTGATCGACCGTGCCAAAGCCGCCAATTGCTCGGCCCTGCAGGTGACGCTGGATCTGCAGATCCTCGGCCAGCGCCACAAGGACATCAAGAATGGCCTGTCGACGCCCCCCAAACCCACCATCAGCAACCTGATCAATCTGGCAACCAAGCCACGTTGGTGCATGGGCATGCTGGGCACCAAACGCCGTACCTTCGGCAACATCGTGGGCCATGTCGATGGCGTGGGCGATGTGAGCTCCCTGGCGTCGTGGACGGCGGATCAGTTCGACCCGCGCCTGAACTGGAGTGACGTGGAGTGGATCAAGAAGCGCTGGGGCGGCAAGCTGATCCTCAAGGGAATCATGGAGGCGGAAGACGCGCGCCTGGCGGCGCAGACGGGCGCCGATGCCCTGATCGTGAGCAACCACGGTGGCCGCCAGCTCGACGGTGCGCCTGCCACCATCGATGCGCTGCCCTCCATTGCCCAGGCAGCGGGCAAGGACATCGAGGTCTGGCTGGACAGCGGCATCCGCAGCGGGCAGGACGTGCTCAAGGCCCGGGCGCTAGGCGCACAAGGCACCTTGATCGGACGCAGCTTTCTGTACGGGCTCGGTGCCTTCGGCCAGGAGGGCGTGGCCAAGGCCTTGCAGATCATTCAGAAGGAGCTGGATGTATCCATGGCCTTCTGCGGCCACACCAACATCAACCAGGTGGACAGCAAGATTCTGGTGCCGGGAACCTATCCTCTGCCTTATTGA
- a CDS encoding L-lactate permease — protein sequence MVWQQIYNPLGNMVLSTLLAALPVVVMLVGLGFLHLKAHIAAGAGLLCALIIAIAVYGMPADMAGRAAVLGGLTGLLPIGWIVLNIIFLHQLTEQNGSFKILQDSIAGITEDRRIQLLLIAFAFGAFFEGAAGFGTPVAVTAAILIGLGFSPLAASGLSLIANTAPVAFGALGTPVITLAKVHGYDVMEVTAMVGRQLPFFSVLVPFWLIWAFAGRKAMMEIWPAILVTGLSFAIPQYLVSNFIGPELVDIIAAIVSMACLIGFLRIWQPKNIWRSTSLKGRDNGESEGDAPRAITQHSRADVIRAWTPWAILTVFVFIWGLPSVKAALNGLFSPSFPMSGLHNMIEKVPPVVPNPTKEGAVYVLNLLSATGTGILLSAIVGGLVMKYSPVALVKQFFKTIWLVRFSLLTIVLMLALGTLTRYSGTDTTLGLAFANTGVLYPFFGTMMGWLGVALTGSDTASNVLFGGMQKVAAEQLGLSPNLMGAANSSGGVMGKMIDAQSIVVASTATRWFNHEGDILRYVFFHSIALASLVGIFVTLQAYVYPFTLMVVK from the coding sequence ATGGTTTGGCAGCAGATCTACAACCCCCTGGGCAATATGGTGCTCTCCACCTTGCTGGCGGCATTGCCCGTCGTCGTCATGCTGGTGGGATTGGGCTTTTTACACCTCAAGGCGCATATCGCAGCGGGCGCGGGCCTGCTGTGCGCCCTCATCATTGCGATCGCCGTGTATGGGATGCCAGCCGACATGGCAGGGCGCGCCGCCGTGCTGGGTGGCCTCACCGGCCTGCTGCCCATCGGCTGGATCGTGCTGAACATCATCTTCCTGCACCAGCTGACCGAGCAGAACGGCAGCTTCAAGATCCTGCAGGATTCGATCGCCGGCATCACGGAAGACCGGCGCATTCAGTTGCTGCTGATCGCCTTTGCCTTTGGTGCCTTTTTTGAAGGCGCCGCTGGTTTTGGCACGCCGGTGGCCGTTACGGCCGCCATTCTGATCGGCCTGGGATTTTCTCCGCTGGCGGCCTCCGGCCTGTCGCTGATTGCCAATACCGCACCGGTGGCCTTTGGTGCCCTGGGCACGCCAGTCATCACGCTGGCCAAGGTACACGGGTATGACGTCATGGAAGTGACCGCCATGGTGGGCCGCCAGTTGCCTTTCTTCTCGGTGCTCGTGCCGTTCTGGCTGATCTGGGCCTTTGCCGGGCGCAAGGCCATGATGGAGATCTGGCCCGCCATCTTGGTGACCGGCCTGTCATTTGCCATTCCGCAGTACCTGGTCTCCAACTTCATCGGCCCCGAACTGGTGGACATCATCGCCGCCATCGTCTCGATGGCCTGCCTCATCGGCTTTCTGCGCATCTGGCAGCCCAAGAACATCTGGCGCAGCACCTCGCTCAAAGGCCGCGACAACGGCGAAAGCGAGGGCGATGCACCCCGCGCCATCACCCAGCACTCGCGCGCCGATGTGATCCGTGCCTGGACGCCCTGGGCCATCCTGACCGTGTTCGTCTTCATCTGGGGCCTGCCCTCGGTCAAGGCAGCGCTCAATGGCCTGTTCTCGCCATCCTTCCCCATGAGCGGCCTGCACAACATGATCGAGAAGGTGCCACCCGTCGTACCTAATCCGACCAAGGAAGGCGCGGTCTATGTGCTGAACCTGCTGTCGGCCACCGGCACCGGTATCCTGCTGTCGGCCATTGTTGGCGGGTTGGTGATGAAGTACAGCCCGGTGGCACTCGTCAAGCAGTTCTTCAAGACGATCTGGCTCGTACGCTTTTCACTGCTCACCATCGTGCTGATGCTGGCGCTGGGTACCCTCACCCGCTACTCGGGCACCGATACGACACTGGGCCTTGCCTTCGCCAATACCGGCGTGCTCTACCCCTTCTTTGGCACCATGATGGGCTGGCTGGGCGTGGCGCTCACCGGGTCTGATACCGCATCGAACGTGTTGTTTGGCGGCATGCAGAAAGTGGCGGCTGAACAGCTGGGCCTGTCGCCTAACCTGATGGGCGCCGCCAACAGCTCAGGCGGTGTGATGGGCAAGATGATCGATGCGCAATCCATCGTCGTGGCTTCAACCGCCACACGCTGGTTCAACCACGAGGGCGACATCCTGCGCTATGTGTTCTTCCACTCCATTGCACTGGCTTCCCTGGTCGGCATCTTTGTCACCCTGCAGGCCTATGTCTATCCGTTCACACTGATGGTGGTGAAGTAG